The Triticum aestivum cultivar Chinese Spring chromosome 5A, IWGSC CS RefSeq v2.1, whole genome shotgun sequence genomic sequence GGGCAAGTTTTACAAATTGATATATCAAGTTTCTCGATTGATATTTGTTCAAATGGAGACCTATACCCACAATGGGTTGATTTTTTTTGACAAGGGAGAAAACAAATTTTATTATGTTTGtccatttttttatataaaaaatgattTGATCAGTGCAACTACTACCCATGAGCACTATCATGGGTTTCATTGTTTCGAAGTGGATGAAAACATGTTTTCAAATATGAGGGCTAAATTTTTGAATGAGTGTTTTTTTAGTTTAACAGAAGATACGTTTTTTACAAGTGATCCCCATGATCATTTCATGAGTGGGTGAAACATGAATGGGTTGCTGGGTGGATTTACATTTTGCAGGGGCAAGCTGGGGCATTCATTCATTTGCTACATATTTATTGTGCTACCGGAGCCACGAATTATTGCCGGTGCACTGCATGAGGTGGGTGCGGTGTGTGGTTTTGGGTTAAATACATTTGCATCCTCTCACGCGATCCATCGGGCTTAATTAACAACATGCTTGCAAACAATGACCATTTAATGCATCTAAGCCGGCATACAGACACAGTACAAACGTGATACAATGGCTGCATAAGAGAGAACTATTGAATGCTGGAACTACATCTAAGCTCGCACCGCACGCATGTCACTAGCTAGCTTTTAGAACATCTACTTGCAGGTCTGGCCGATAACAACATGTTGCTTAAAAACTTGTGCATGCAGCATATGGCCATTAGCACCATGTTCAGGACGCCCAAGATGAAAATGTTCTTCAACCATGCTTGATTCTGCTCAAGCAGAGTTACATGCCGATACACGGATGCGTGCGAGAGTAGATGACCCCAACAAGTGCTGAAGTACTATATAATTGTTCTCCCACTTCCAAAACCTGCATCCACCAAGCTGAAAAACACAAAAAGAGCTTGGtttgagaggaggagctgcgggagaTGGACGCAAAGAATCTCGAAATACTTACTTCATGCCATTCGCATTCGTAGAAATGCCTCCCTGGGTTCTCTACCGTTCCAGAGACGAACCAGAGCGTGTTGCCGGCGTTGCACTCCGGACAGCGGATCAGAGGAAGCGGTGGCATCTAGGTGGAGCAGTGGTGTGACGCAGGAGGGTGGAGCTAAGCTCGGACTTGGATGAAAACATGCTTGCGAGGCAGAGGGGAAGAGAGGTGGTATGAAAACTTGAGCGGGATGTGAATCTACAAGCGCCGAGACAGTTTAAAAAGGCTGTGGGGGAGCGTCCTGGAGCTAGCTGTTGGCACTGCCATCTTGGCCGCCCGCCAGCAATTTAAATGCTTGTGTTGCCTCATGGGCCATACACGGGATGTGTCAGCGACAATACTGCATGAATACTGAATGCTATACGAAGGAGTGAACTGATTATACAGCCGAAGTGTATTAATGTTGCACGACTCTCATGGCGTCGTGCGGTATGAATATCGCCCGTGCGTGATGGCATGTTCACTCGCGATTATTCGGTTGAAGATGCCCTCTATCTCTCCCTCCATCAAAGTGAGGACTGCCCATCAACCTGCTGGTGGCCTGTCCAGCTCACTCATCCGCACACTGCTTCCCTTCCCAATTCAACGAGAAAAACACCGTCTCATTGCATTGCTAAGCGCTCCCTCATCATTAATTGACCACTGACTAACCATGCACACGAACAAGTTTCTTCAAGCCAGAAAAAATGACGCAAACCACCTTAGAAAAATGGTGAAAACAACCGAGGAACGGTAGCAACCAACTGGTTCTTCTTCCCGGATTTCCTCTGCCTCCCCCCCACAGTCCACGCCACCGCCACCAACCACTCCGGTCCGCCCCCGCTCCCTCTCCACTCCACCGACAGCCGCCCCCGGCCGCATGACGGTGTTCCGGGGCCCTCCGGGCCGGCCCTCGGCGCTCGTGAGCTGGTGGAGGAGGCGCCCGCCGCTGGGCTTCGCCGCCAAGGTCTCCATCGCCATCGCGCTCGGCCTCTCCTTCGTCGTCACCTGGACCACGCTcgccccgacctcctcctcccagCAGATCTCCACCGAGCGCACCTACTTCGCCGCCGACGTCGCCGACCCGCCCCCTGGAGCGCTGCCCGCCCCCCGCaacgccaccgcccgcgccgcccacAGGAAGCCCCGCCCCGCCAGCCCCCGCGCCCGCAAGAAGCGCCGCTCCCCGCCTAGATCCCGCCGCCCCAATGCCACCccctcgcccgacgccgccgccgcgctcaAGTCCAACCTCACCGACCCGGAACAAGCCAACAAGCCGGAGCCGGAGTGGGAGTGGGAGGACGAGCAGGAGCCGGAGCTGTCCGTGCCGGAGGACGACGCGGACGCCACGAGCAAGGCgcccaaggaggaggaggacgacaaggCGCCGGCCCTGGAATGGGCCGACGAATCCAGCGAGCTagacgccgaggaggaggaggacccggaggcGGCCAAGGGCAAGgcttccaagaagaagaggaagctgccGCCTCTCTTCAGCCCGGCCGCGCATTACCACTGGAAGCTCTGCGGCGCCAAGAGCGGCCACCACTACACCCCCTGCGTGGATTTCGATGGGGATGGGAGCCAGAGGCACCACCAGCGGAGCTGCCCGAGGTCGCCGGTGACGTGCCTGGTGTCGCTGCCAAAGGAGTACAAGCTGCCTGCTCCATggccggagaggaaggagaaggtgaGGGGGTCGAGCATAATTTGATGAAAAATCTATGATGTTTTCCTTCTTCTGCTTTACTACTAGGTTGTTCTTGTGTGTCTGAACTCTGAACTGTCGTTATGCACTTATCTCTGCAGGTTTGGTATGGGAATGTTGGACATCCTAGGTTGTCGAGCTATGCTAAGGACCACAGCTGGCTGAATCGGACCGGCGAGCACCTGGTGTTCCCGCCGGAGGAATCGGAGTTCAAAGGCGGCGCACAACATTATATCGACACGATTGATGAGGTAAGGATTGGTGGATGTTTTACATTTGCTTTTGATGCAAGGTAGTTGTATGCAGAAAGAGCTCTAGCACTCAGGCTCAGTTACAGTTTACTACTGGGAAATGATATTACTGTAAATCAATTTCTGCACATTGCTAACTGACTGAACACTAAATAAGTGTAGTAACAAATGTGTGGATCATTTAGCAGAAGTGTGTGATTGTAAATGTGAATATGGAATAAATTATTTGGGAAATCTATGCACACAGCTCTGTTCTTTTTAAAGATTGAACCATTTTGCGTGGAAGACAATTAATGTCTTAGCTGTGATCTGCTCGGATGATTTTCATCTTTTGTCTCTTGGTTAATGTGTCGATAGCTTTCCTGATTTTTGGAAGGTCATTCCTAGGTGGTTTTCATCAATTGTGAAATCATTTACCACACTGAGTGCCCTGGTATATGGATTCAAAAATTTAGTTCTTACACAGTAATGCATAATGGAACAAATTAGTTACTTTGGCTAAAAATTAAAGTGGAAATTGTTTACattttttataattgaaatacaaatatttttatattttgtaCTACTATTACTTAGTGTGCTTAACACAATTTACATGATATTTTGTTTGTCACGTAGATGGCACCTGATCTTGATTGGGGTAAAAATATTCGCATAGCATTGGACATTGGATGCAAAAGTGCTGGATTCGGAGTTGCTCTACTCAAGAAGGATGTGATTACACTATCATTAGGCCTTACAAATGACCAGACAGACCTTGCACAAGTTGCCCTTGAACGCGGCATCCCTGCAACAATTGGCAGTCTGGGATCAAGAAGATTACCCTTTCCTAGTGGTTCATTTGATATCATCCACTGTAGAGAATGCAACATACCGTGGCATTCTAATGGTATTTACACGCTGCTTCGTTCCTCTCTTGAGACCCAGCATGCCTATCCTGCGTTGCTCACATCTTGAACAACATTTTTTATCGTATGGATTAGGCGGAAAGCTTCTCATAGAGATGAATAGGATCCTTCGCCCAGGAGGATACTTTGTTATCTCAAGCAGACATGGTGACCTCGAGAGTGAAGAAGGTATGGCACATTACTCTGTGTGTGTGGAGAAAAGGCTGGAACTGCTGAAATA encodes the following:
- the LOC123105193 gene encoding probable methyltransferase PMT28, which produces MTVFRGPPGRPSALVSWWRRRPPLGFAAKVSIAIALGLSFVVTWTTLAPTSSSQQISTERTYFAADVADPPPGALPAPRNATARAAHRKPRPASPRARKKRRSPPRSRRPNATPSPDAAAALKSNLTDPEQANKPEPEWEWEDEQEPELSVPEDDADATSKAPKEEEDDKAPALEWADESSELDAEEEEDPEAAKGKASKKKRKLPPLFSPAAHYHWKLCGAKSGHHYTPCVDFDGDGSQRHHQRSCPRSPVTCLVSLPKEYKLPAPWPERKEKVWYGNVGHPRLSSYAKDHSWLNRTGEHLVFPPEESEFKGGAQHYIDTIDEMAPDLDWGKNIRIALDIGCKSAGFGVALLKKDVITLSLGLTNDQTDLAQVALERGIPATIGSLGSRRLPFPSGSFDIIHCRECNIPWHSNGGKLLIEMNRILRPGGYFVISSRHGDLESEEGISASMAAVCWNVIAYNSDDVSELGVKIFQRPASNDEYDLRAKKDPPFCKEEQNKATAWYTPIKHCLHKAPAGIEERGSEWPEEWPKRLETFPDWLGDLQTRVSADHSHWKAVVEKSYLDGLGINWTNIRNVLDMKAVYGGFAAALSSEKVWVMNVVPVHAPDTLPVIFERGLIGVYHDWCEPFSTYPRSYDLLHADHLFSRLKNRCKEPASILVEMDRILRPGGWAIIREKLEILDPLEAILKSLHWEIVMTFRKDKEGIMSVKKTTWRP